Part of the Benincasa hispida cultivar B227 chromosome 11, ASM972705v1, whole genome shotgun sequence genome, TGGTGGGTGTGGAATTCTGAGGATTGGGAAATTTGTTTCCAAGGCTTGATGGTTCTTTTCTCGTTTTTGTAATGCAATGGCAGGGTGTAAACAAGGGCATTGTAGCAGAATATCTCTTGCAAACAATGAGGGAGAAGGGAATGCTTCCTGATTTTGTTCTATGCATTGGAGACGACAGGTCAGACGAGGATATGTTCGAGGTGATAATGAATGCAAAAGCCACCCTTTCTCCTGGTGCCGAAGTGTTCGGTTGCACCGTTGGCCAGAAACCGAGCAAGGCCAGGTATTATTTGGAAGACACACATGAAATCTTGAGAATGTTACAAGGTCTTACCCATGCATCCGAGCACGCGACTAGAGCTGCTCCGCAGACGACGGCTCGTAGAGTGGTAATTGCAGAGAGTAAATAAGTAGGAATCTCCACCAATTCTCTCCTCAAAACCTGAAAAGGGTCTTTGTTATTGGGTGTGTATATGAAGTTGACTTTGTGCAAAAGTCTGTTATTGCTATTTTGAGGGGTCTGTGAAAGGATCAAatattttgatgttttattaTTGGTGCAATTCTTCTGTCCATGGCCATTTGAGTTAGGAGAAAACTGAATATTTCTGCTGTTGTTGCATTAATGTATGTAGTTTTGACTGTGCTAATGGGTGGAATAGTGTAATGCATTTATCTGTTTCTTCTCAAGTTTCAAAATTGAACAATCAAGTCTTTCCATAAGTAGGAAATGCTCGATTTTAGTCCATCTATTACAAGTTACGTTATTTTCAGCTGATGtggtaatatttatttttaatcattgttataattctaaatattgCCACATCAGTGTGAACTTAATTGAAATTAACTTAATTGTTATTGTTAGGGACTTGATcgttcaattttaaaacctaatgattaatttgaaacaaatatcaaatcttatggatCAAAAGTGTATTTACTTCCCTCTTATTCTTGATTGGGATATTTGTTTAGTTGAACCATACATGAGTATCAGAATTGTCTCTGAATTTCAATTAAGGTTATGTTGTATAGAACATGAAGATTGAATAGATATTTGTTTCCAATCTTGTCAAATTCTTATTTAAGTTACGATAGAGTGTTATTTTAACCAATTATTTTTTACTTGACATGTTTAAAAACTTCGATATATCATTTAATATtaacaattttgaaattgttaaaatcacttttgttcgAATTCAATATAGGTCTTTAATcacttaaaattaatataatatttaattttacacttttaaatgtagtttgtatataatcaaaattggatttaaaagatgataaaagtgatttcaacaattttaaaatcactcttcAACATGTCTTCAATATCTCTAGGGAAGATCAAACGATATTActttagttcttttttttactactttcctcaaacaaaaaaaaaataataataataaaaacctCAACTTACCTATAAATAAAGTTCAACATGTCtagtaacaatttttttttttaatttttagagaCATTCAAGTAGTAGATTATACATTTAACATGTCATAAAATAAGATCTCAACTACTTATCAATCTTGTCAACCTAAATATAACGGgcataagatatatatatatatatatattattgaccAAAAGGTAAGATATTTGAATCTCCTCTCCTCAAATTTTCTACTAAGAAAACCTACACATCAATTTTTGTTGAAGGAAAAAGTTAAaagtaaaaggaaaagaaagataaaatgCATATAAACTTAGAATGGTATAAAAGTTGATATTCCACTCAAAATCAAGGACCAAATACTTCAACCCATcacatcttttttttattttagtcaaCTAATTGTCGactttatttgataattatcaaTCATATGAGTATAGCTCAATTGATATATAAATGTACAACCAATTAAGAAAGTAGAGATTTAAATCTTTCACCTTCATATAAAGGTAAcgtttaatatttgaattttttccatTTCTCCCATTTGGAGGCAAAGAACTTTGCTCCAAAatgaataatatttttgttgtcTTGTGTTACATTGATTTTCTAAGATGACGATCTTTCCTATTTTTCTATCACTATTTTAATTAGTATCTCCCTGCCTGATTAATTAGAACTAGAATTTGATCAATTAGGTTTAAGTGGAATAAGTTCTAGATAactaaatttttgaatttgtgaATGACTGTTTTGAGAATTTTGACTTGATTTCTTtagtttaaaattgaaaaacctaatattagaaagaaaaaaaagagttgaAAAACCTAAAGTTATTAGGTTCGAAATATCGATTTGACATAAAtatcaatatttctattttataaaaatattgataaaaatatcgaGAAAATGTTGATTTCGATAgataattatgaaaaaaaaatacatatgtattttttttaataataggtACATTTAGTCCCTGATGTTTTAAATTAGccattttaattatgaattttcaGAAATAAGTTTAAATGGTCCATCtactaataaaattattaaatttaatcttaaaattgataaaatagatGATGTGGCAAGATGactcgaaaaaaaaaaatataattttaatctctcattctccTCTTTCCTCCCTCCCCCTTTGCAACTTTCTTCAAACATTTGAGAAGAAGCCATATTCACCACTTTTTCAGTCCAACAAGAAAACTAACAGAGCTCAAATTTTCCCAACAAAACCCagaaaagaaaccaaaaaaaTATCAAGGGATGAGAAGAAAAAATCTTAAGAATCTATTGAAGTGGATTTGTGAGTGGGATTAAGGGCGTTAAACCTAACGTCTTAAGTATATTTATCTATACATGAGAATGTTATCAAAATTTTACGGTAACAAAATagctttgtattttatttataaaagtaatCATAGACAtctctataaatttttttatcgattaattgataaacaataagttcaattcaaagttttgaacaaaattaattatttaactatcaaataataatattaattaaattattaattacaaatatttgtaaaatgagtaatttataattagagttactggatcacatcatttaatgtatcaatttgatgaatttatataaatatgatgtattaattaataaaataatgaaaatcagtttaaaacattaatataacattttgtgattaaaaaataatttataattagtataaactaattataaatattaaaaataatatcataccatattaattataatgataatttaattacatatataatttattaatgaattaatagtATTAATGCATTGATTCTTTAcggtttattatataattaattaatttatttatgaattccgagtagttaaatttaaatattataattttctaaattataaattattcatatattaattaatttaaacaatataaaataaaagtataaattCATGTATTAAAATAGGAGGAAGAGTGAGCATCAAGAAAACCCACACTTTTGAATGAGTATCATCTATATGTATAATGAATGCATATCTAAAACTTCGAAATTTGTGCCAAATAAGAAGATTATCTCTTACCCATTCTCATTTTTATTCTCATCCCAATTCTCTCATTTCAAACGTCCCCTAAAGGAGAAAAAGTGTCACTTTGGAGAATTTGAGGAAAATGAACGAGCATTCATTAGATGaaaaatttaacccaaaatgAGAGAGAATGGAGAGGGAGGAGAAAGTGAACAAGATAGAGAAGAGGAGAgatgaagagaaaatgaagagagaggagagagagattaaaattatatttcttttctacGTCATCTTGCCATATATCCATTTTcgttaattttatatttgaatttagaaattttgtcaagaccttttaaacctattttatttctaaaaactcAAACACTAAAACAACCAATTTAAAACATTAAGGATCAAATGATTTTTCCcatatttaaattagtaaattatATTATAGGGAAAATACCTTTTTAGTCTCCGAGCTTTCAAGAATATGTGCATTTGATTCATGAGGTTTCAATTTGGCCATTTTAGCCCccctcaattttacaaaataggCTTAAAAgatcatttttctcattttctaaactaattagatattttttatattattttaaattttgatatgatatttttaaataaaaaatatattttctctcttctctcttcccATCCACTATTCTCTCTCTTCCCCTCCCCTTCTTCCATCATCGTTCACACTTCCCAGATTCATCTCTTCTCTCCCTTCTCTAATGGACACATTCCCTTTGgcctctcattttcttttattcttcaaaccttctaaattttcatgaaaTAAGTCATGTTATCAAGTAGAGAAGGATTAAACTTCTAACaacttttaagttttatgaGAATGTTTGTACccatattaattatttcaacAAGCCACTGATCATTTCGACTATCAGATTTGCACTCTATGATTTAAAAATGAGCAGAACTTGATACAAATGAAGGTTATGAAATTGTACAAACTGTGTGAAACGTTCATGTAAAAACTTgcgattttatttttttctgaccaaaCCAATGATActgaataaaaaataagttcTCGGCAAGTTGGTGTTGTCGAATTCAATTGTGGTGATTCACGAATTCTCTAAAATTCCTTCATTTCAGATCGACTTCTTGATATAAACACCGTGCTATTGAAGAAAATAGATCACTAAAGAGGGAAGAATGGTGAAGGGAGGGGAAGagggagagaaagagagaagaatCGTGGAGGGGAGGAGAGAGAAGAACGATAAAGGTGAGTGAATGGGAAGAGagatgagagagaaaaaatatatttttattttaaaatgtcatatcaaaatttaaaagaaatctaaaatatccaataatttagaaaatgagaataaaaaccttttaaacttattttgtaaattgatgaattaaaatgaccaaattgaaatatcgatgaccaaatgcacatattcttaaaaattaggaactaaaaaaatatttttctctaccattttttaaataagttaaaatatttattttttatagcaTATTCACATTATGcacattttgttgtttatttttattttttatttttgtgtttcataaaattttagatatattaAAAATGTTAATTCATCACATATGCATGCCACGTtcatgaaaatatataaatatcgatgaaaattttGACATGCTTATGAagatttatgtttataaattttaaatcattttagtctgtgatttttttttgtagcgatttagtctctatactttcaaatttgtaataattcaATCATTGAATTTTAATGAGTAACAATTTAGTGTTTATACTTTGTAATTTATAACAAATTAGTTTTTACTGAGAAAaatgttcttaaaatttaaCGAAATTTCTTATGCATGTAGATTGCTATATTGAtcgaaaatcaaatatttttataacCTATAAAGCTTAGGTTGTTACAAATAAAATGCAACACTTAATTTTAAGGAGatttttcataataaagactaaattattatttattaaaatttatggactaaattgttataaatttaaaagattaaatcgtTACCGATTAATGTTTATCAACTAAATTGTTAAAAGTCGGAAGACGAAAAAGTTTAAAAACCCAAAGtggatttttattaaaaaaaaaaaaagcttataattaaaaaaaaaaaaaaagaaacgcTCACCTCCAGCGACCAGCAGCGCGCGCGATCAACCTCCTTGCGGGACGACGTGCGACCCACCGAGGAACCAGAGGGCGTACAATCACGAGCGGCGTCGAATTCTCCGGCGGATCTAGTCAAGCAGCAGCGTGCGATTTTCTCGACGCCACAACCTGCATCCACGACGACGGAAGATTGTCGACGGCGCGAACACCTCCTTGGGTTAGTTGACAACCACTCGCAAACGAGTCATTCTGCTTTAGATTCGCAAACTCACACTTCAGTGACCTCTGATTGGGTACTCAGATCTGAATACCCGAGCCATTTCGGTAAGAATCAGTGCAACGGCTCGTTCAAGACActtttggattatttttttttaagagctGTAAATTAGGTTCTAACATTTGGAAACTCGTCGACTGATCGAATGTCTTAAAAGCGTTGAAGGTGTTTGGATAAGATTAATTGGTAATCCTCTCCTAGTCATCCTTTGGTTGATTAATGTATTCTAGTTTAGAGCCTAACTTTGGAAATCATCTCTCTTATCTAGGAATTCATATTACTTTAGCAGCACTTACAATAAGGAGTTTTCACTAGTTGAGTCTACTTATTGTTTGTTGCATATTTTTATCCCTGTGTGACTTGCTTGATAAACATGATCAATTGAATGCCATTGTAAATTGATTATGTGTTCTGATGTGATTAAAGCATGTCGAGTGATGTTTTTTGTGATGATTTAGCATGTTGTGATGTTAGGCTTGTTCATGTGGTTATTGGGATAAACGCATGTCTGGAAAACATGATATAGATTGTGAGCCTAGTTAGTGAAAAGAGTTGGGGACCTAGAGTTAACGAGAAAGGAAAGTAAGGTGAATAtcaatacatttttaaaaatggtcGAGGGGTGATATGTCACCATGCTAAAGGAGCAACGTGGCATTGGATAAAAATGGTTAAGGGTCGATGTGATGAGTCTATAGAAGCAAGTAGTGAGGAACCTGGGGAAGGGCCAATACGTTGCTAAGTCATTTCAATGGGCAATGCACACTTCGAGGTTATGGTCAAGGGTTGAACCAGTTTTGTAGAGAAGTGTTGAGGCCATGGGTAAAAATAGGTAGAGGTCGATGTGACTTAAAGTTTGGAGGGCTTATATGAAACTCTGAATTCTAATATTGATCATGTGAACTTTTATTTCACTTATAGCATAGGAGAAAATCAAGGTAGTACAGCCTCTTTTAATCTCTATTCTACTTTATTGATtatcttctctctctttctttttggcAGGATTTGTGCGTTTGTTTCTCTTGATGGATTCTAGTGTTACTATCGCTACTGTAATTCTCAGTGTCAGCTTGATTTTGAGCCGTGTTCTTTACGTTATATATTGGAGTGGTAGACCTCTTCGAAACAAAAGTTTGGGACCTGTTAGTACCCTCATTGTTTTAGGCTCAGGTCAGATAGCCATCAATTTCATTGACTTGTAGAGTTATTCGTGTAATTGCCCTGATTGTTGGATATGTAGGAGGTCACACGGCGGAGATGCTCAATGTGTTGTCTGTGCTGCAGAAGGACTTGTTTTCTCCAAGATTTTACATTGCTGCTGCTACCGATAACATGAGTCTTCAAAAAGCTCGTACATATGAAAACCAACTGGCCGATAAGGTACAATTTCAAGGTCTTCAACTTCTCTTGTCTGAGTGAGTAAAGGAGGGAGGATGGTATGGCCAGGGTGTTTCATTTGTCAATCTTATGACAAAACTAGAAGCTTTATTGGGTAGGACAGTAGGGATATTGGTCTATGCGTTGCTTTGGGTTGTGGAACTTGGACTGAGGCTGAAACTGGGTTccctaaaatgaaaatgatccTTAAAATTTTAGCAATGCGATAAAAACATAAGTGTGATCGTGGCCCTTGGGTGGAGCCAAAATGTTTTATTAGGATGGGAATAATCTTAGATACCCTACAAAAACATAAATGTGACCGTGGCCCTTGGGTGGAgccaaaaatattttataaggaTGGGAATAATGTTAGATACCCTCATGGAAATTATAGTGAAAATTCTAAAATCTTaacctttatttttattttatttaatttaagttttattttaaattttatataaaataaatatacaaagaaaatcaagatgAAATAAGAAGGCGCAGTTGTCCCCTCCTCCATTCTTTGTTCTACCTCTGTTGTAACCTATCTCTAGTAGTGCAAAGAAAAGTTTGTCTCTTTCTTTGTGCATTGCTTATTAAATGCTGCCTTGAGTGTGAACACACTTGATACTGTTCTAGAAACATAGAACTGAAGCAAGAAGGAATTTTGTTTAAGGATAAATATATTATCCCCTTGAAGATGAACATTGAGAGTTTAGTCCACCACTGGAAGGAGGAAAAGATAAAATGCACATACTTTAGGTGTTGAAATGAGAATTCTCAACCTTGTTTCTCAAATGACTAATCACCACTGATAGGAGGTAAAAGATTAACATCATATATGACCCAACTTCCGACACATTCTAAATAGAATTGCTACTACATACATAAAGAAAACTTCAAAGACTTGATAGGATTTTAACTTTAGATAgaaatgaattaattattagTGTAATAATCCTTTATTTGGGATCTTGAAAACAATCAAAATATAAGAAACTCACATTTTAAACttcaaggagaaaaagaaacataaagaCCATTCACAAGTCTTAAAGACCAAAGTTCCATTCGACGAAACAATAAAAgaagtgttaaaaaaaaaaaaaaaaaaaaaacgaaaagtGTAAGCGAAAAATAAATCATGCCCATCCGATCTCTCATGGCCCTTTCCAACAATCTTTGCTAATCGCAAGCATGTCCTTGCCTTTGCCTAAATAATGGTTTATGAAAAGAGTGAGTATTAAAAATCACGGTAAGTAATTCCACTACTAGGGTTGGTATATATGCAAGCACATGCAAGACATGAACCTTTGACTTGTGGGCCTAAAACTTTTAGGTCATAAAAACCAACATTTTTCCTTTACAACTTTCTTTTTCGCTTCAAGTTGAAAACTCAACCATTTTCCCTTAACTTTTCATGCCCATCTTCTTTTCGCCTTCAAGTTGGTACTTCCTGATTAGTTTTCGAGAATGTTCGAGCTAGCAAATCTAAAGTCGTGTGGTTGGTAATCTAGTTTGAGATCTCTAGGTTATAGGTCATGACCAAGAATCTTGGTGGAGAAGGCGAACCTGTCTAATCTCACTGCGGCCAAGACTCGTTCATGGTGGTTGAGACACTAGAAAAGGGAGCCTAATTCCCAGAAATGGAGTCAAGAACCTGAGATTCTTTCAGCGCGGTACACATGGTGGTGCACACttctctatttttaatttaaaatgtaatgTCGACATTTAAagatcaaaataattaaaaaaaaaattacttagaGACTTTTTAAACCTATTCTTAAAAACTCGAGAACTAAAAGGATACATTTTGAAATTACAAGGACCAAACATACCTATTGCTGAAAACTCATTAAGTTTTCCTATTTCCTTCCATTGCTCTTTTTCTCAAGATTGTTGGTACAAATTGCCCTCTTAGTCTCACTTATTATGAGTCAATGTTGTTAAGGCATTGATTTCTGAACTATGGCCGGAAAGACATTAGAGGATTTTTCAAGACATTTGTTTCGTGGTCAGCCCATTTTTAATCAGCTCATCTCAAAGCATCTCTTTGGTGTTCATCTCCTTCAAAATTCCTTTTTGAttattttctgtttttctttttcattgtaatcacttttatttctttgttttcaCTCCTTTAGCACTTTGTATCTTTGAGCATTAATCTCTTTTCATTAGTTCAATAAAAAATTGTCTTTGGTTCCAAGAAGGTAGGATCTTAGCTTCAATCTAGATCATATTATCAATCACTAACAAATGGACAGATGGAAGACGTTGACCAATCCTTGAGAACCATAACTTGAATTCTGGTAAAAACATGTTCAAGAATTGAAGAGTTCACTTTACTTAGGAATTGGTGATATTCTACGAATCAGACACTCAAACTTcagctttttctttttaaagcaAAGTACAagaagcaaataaataaatatatttggtAGCTGTGGAAAAAAGTATCAACTGTGAAACGCTTTTAGAAAATTAGTTATAGTATTCTCATGGAACTTTGTGAATCAGTAGTAGGGTTATCATCCAAGCTTGAGCCAGTTAGTTTTCTTCATTTAGTAGGCTACACTCTCCCCTTATTCTCAGAAATAACACCGGAAACTTGGATAAAAATGAATTGATGCGCTGTCCTTAGAAATTTCTGttgttctttcttttaattcaatGATTTTTGGcattattttttctcttgtaCATTATCGATTGTTTGAAAACGATAACTCAAAGAGTTACCTGAACATTATGGATGTCGCCATCaacaataatatgtttattacCCTCTCTCTAAGCACGACAAATGTGGAGTATAGAGCTTTAAACCTCCAACCTTATTGATCGTTTGAAAACGAAAACTCAAAGGGTCAGATGAACATTATGGATGTTACCATCAACAATACAATACTATGTTTATCATCTCCGAGGTCAACAAATGTGGAGTATAGAAATATGAACCTCTGACATCAAGAGAAGGAGTGTATGTCAAgtatagttgaactatgctcaTGAGTCATGTTGACACGAGTTAAACTAGATTCAGTTCTAACAATATTTTGGGATATTTAGTTTTATTCTCTCTTTCATATAATTTACAAGTTCTGCTAATATTGGCGCTTATTGCAGACTGGGGCTGAGGTAGACAAGATTGCACAGTTCATGCAGATCTACAGAAGTAGGGAAGTAGGACAATCATATTTCACTTCTGTTTGGACAACTTTAATTGCCACATTGCACGCACTCTGGCTAATGCTTAAAATTAAACCTCAAGTGGTATTTCTTTCTATCAATCTGCAAGTTATATGACCTCTTTTGCTGTAGAGAACCTATTGTCGTGTGTTTTCTTTGACCAGTTCTGTTTTGTTTCAGATTCTCTGCAATGGCCCTGGTACCTGTATCCCACTATGCGTAATTGCATTCATATTCAAGGTTCCATAGTAATTGAACTGCATTCTTTTGCTTTTTTCATTTCCAAGATATATGATTTGTAGAGGATAACGTTGATGGAATCTAAATGCAGGTTCTAGGAATTAGATGGTCTTCAATTTTTTATGTGGAAAGCATTGCAAGAGTGAAGAGGTTATCACTAAGTGGCTTGATTTTATACAAGCTATACATGGCTGATCAGTTCTTTGTGCAATGGCCACAACTTCAAAGGATATATCCCCGCGCTCACTACGTCGGTTGTCTCATGTAGTTGACAGTGGAATTCCATACAGATAAGTATAAATTTTATGGTTCCTGCAGCTAAAATCTTGTCTGAATT contains:
- the LOC120091043 gene encoding UDP-N-acetylglucosamine transferase subunit ALG14 homolog, coding for MDSSVTIATVILSVSLILSRVLYVIYWSGRPLRNKSLGPVSTLIVLGSGGHTAEMLNVLSVLQKDLFSPRFYIAAATDNMSLQKARTYENQLADKTGAEVDKIAQFMQIYRSREVGQSYFTSVWTTLIATLHALWLMLKIKPQVILCNGPGTCIPLCVIAFIFKVLGIRWSSIFYVESIARVKRLSLSGLILYKLYMADQFFVQWPQLQRIYPRAHYVGCLM